One region of Mangifera indica cultivar Alphonso chromosome 3, CATAS_Mindica_2.1, whole genome shotgun sequence genomic DNA includes:
- the LOC123211933 gene encoding signal peptidase complex catalytic subunit SEC11A-like, translating to MGWIGDSVESIRSMQIRQFLSQAISLGMIVTSALIIWKGLICITGSESPVVVVLSGSMEPGFKRGDILFLHMSKDPIRAGEIVVFNVDGREIPIVHRVIKVHERQDGEVDVLTKGDNNYGDDRLLYAQGQLWLQRNHIMGRAVGFLPYVGWVTIIMTEKPIIKYILIGVLGLLVLTSKD from the exons ATGGGGTGGATCGGAGATAGCGTAGAGTCAATTAGGTCAATGCAGATCCGCCAGTTCCTCAGTCAGGCTATCAGTCTCG GTATGATTGTTACTTCTGCCCTAATAATTTGGAAGGGATTGATCTGCATCACTGGCAGTGAATCTCctgttgttgttgttctttCTGGTAGCATGGAACCTGGCTTTAAGAGG GGGGATATACTGTTCTTACATATGAGTAAAGATCCTATTCGTGCTGGAGAGATTGTTGTTTTTAATGTTGAC GGTCGGGAAATTCCAATTGTCCATCGTGTAATTAAG GTTCACGAACGGCAAGATGGAGAAGTTGATGTCCTCACAAAAG GAGATAACAATTATGGGGATGATAGGCTTTTGTATGCTCAAGGTCAACTTTGGCTTCAAAGGAACCATATTATGGGCAGAGCTGTGGG GTTCTTGCCTTATGTTGGATGGGTGACTATTATCATGACCGAAAAGCCTATTATCAAG TATATTCTCATCGGGGTATTGGGATTGCTTGTTTTAACTTCAAAGGACTGA
- the LOC123211934 gene encoding signal peptidase complex catalytic subunit SEC11C-like, translated as MQIRQFLSQAISLGMIVTSALIIWKGLICITGSESPVVVVLTGSMEPGFKRGDILFLHMSKDPIRAGEIVVFNVDGKEIPIVHRVIKVHERQDGEVDVLTKGDSNDGDDRLLYAQGQLWLQRNHIMGRAVGFLPYVGWVTIIMTEKPIIKYILIGVLGLFVLTSKD; from the exons ATGCAGATCCGCCAGTTCCTCAGTCAGGCTATCAGTCTCG GTATGATTGTTACTTCTGCCCTAATAATTTGGAAGGGATTGATCTGCATCACTGGCAGTGAATCTCCTGTTGTTGTTGTTCTTACTGGTAGCATGGAACCTGGCTTTAAGAGG GGGGATATACTGTTCTTACATATGAGTAAAGATCCTATTCGTGCTGGAGAGATTGTTGTTTTTAATGTTGAC GGTAAGGAAATTCCAATTGTCCATCGTGTAATTAAG GTTCACGAACGGCAAGATGGAGAAGTTGATGTCCTCACAAAAG GAGATAGCAATGATGGGGATGATAGGCTTTTGTATGCTCAAGGTCAACTTTGGCTTCAAAGGAACCATATTATGGGCAGAGCTGTGGG GTTCTTGCCTTATGTTGGATGGGTGACTATTATCATGACCGAAAAGCCTATTATCAAG TATATTCTCATCGGGGTATTGGGATTGTTTGTTTTAACTTCAAAGGACTGA
- the LOC123211973 gene encoding EG45-like domain containing protein 2 has product MELLILAIAIALTISATPEAYGDLGTATSYHPPYIPTRCYGNSQDQFPPSKLFVAVSEGLWDNGAACGRRYRLRCLSGANRPCKKQTIEVKVVDFCSQTPCPSTIQLSTDAFAAISNHDGRKINVEYIQI; this is encoded by the exons ATGGAGCTCTTAATCTTGGCAATTGCGATAGCTTTAACAATCAGTGCAACGCCTGAAGCCTATGGGGATCTCGGCACCGCAACATCTTATCACCCACCATATATAC CTACCAGATGTTATGGAAATAGTCAAGATCAGTTCCCTCCAAGCAAGCTATTTGTTGCGGTGAGTGAAGGGTTGTGGGATAATGGAGCTGCTTGTGGAAGGCGGTATAGATTGAGATGTCTAAGTGGAGCCAATAGACCATGCAAGAAGCAAACCATTGAGGTCAAGGTTGTCGATTTCTGCTCACAGACACCCTGCCCATCTACTATCCAACTTTCTACAGATGCCTTTGCAGCCATTTCCAATCACGATGGAAGGAAAATCAATGTCGAATATATACA GATTTGA